One genomic window of Campylobacter fetus subsp. fetus includes the following:
- a CDS encoding N-6 DNA methylase yields MVTKENLAQVLKLLEFKQNGDIFSKTYANDAVIKVDFKNFKIIYPLEIKKGDETTCNFSHTENLVVLECVNRLLEKGYKPANLELEPRWQLGRDAKSGKADILVKDESNLPYLIIECKTAGSEFSKEWNRMQNEPSQLISYHQQERSAKFLALYTSDFKDNELKFENYILNFNDNEIYLQSQGFAKSYQTATSAEEIFKVWSEIYKGDYSQVGIFEININPYEVGKSALCFDDLVELTSQNEDGKSYEDGKYHDFATILRKYNISGKENAFDKLVNLFLCKIYDETHNKENLQFCYRGVTADSFEAMQERLMKLYKDAMKEYLNEEITYVSDEQIDEQFSDFKRNKIKTQTLKNQINEFIRMLKFYSHSDFSFIEVHNKTLFEQNAQVLKAIIKLFENLRLTQNKTNQLLGNLFELFLQKGMKQDEGQFFTPIQICEFIVHSLPLKMLFDNGIPKVIDYACGAGHFLNTYANIAKSISNDSEAINSNIYGIEKEYRLSKVAKVSAAMYGQSGVKISYADALDESKFKERDFDLLIANPPYSVKGFLQTLSKNECEKYELFNYINLESSNAIECFFIERANRLLKSNSKVAIILPSSILNKDGVYEKTREIILRNFDIISITEFGSNTFGATGTNTVILFLSKKQTYVNGFNSQSYENLKENIESSLDFSNLYLLEGLLAYCEFMGYKKDEFREFLSGGYGEIYSHDIFKEYLNEFKNSSALSNLKKSKRYKDSNEKEALEQKEFLNFCLNLEKEKILFFSLLKDTKTLIIKSPSENKAQSKFLGYEWSNRKGSEGLKELQTPYFSPLFERENLDNPEKLCFLVRRAFILNDDFEKQKSKDPYVSFSQNLQIPANLSEFAFTTPLLKCLDFTSAKFNKAINLNIASSKNGVNLNPFEGSKFKLVKLGEICEILTGSTPSTQKKEFYGSDFPFYRPADLINGRNVNSSEVMVSKLGYESQRALPKKSILVSCIGTIGRVGMIEKSGIFNQQINALLPNNNYISEFLFYLFDTNFFKQLLIQQTHNTTVPIINKSKFSNIKIPLPPLEAQEKIVKECEEVEEKFKTIRMSIEEYKSLIKEILIKSCVITDASLEIGGGMSKI; encoded by the coding sequence ATGGTAACAAAAGAGAATTTAGCCCAAGTACTAAAACTTTTAGAATTTAAACAAAACGGCGATATTTTTAGCAAAACTTATGCAAACGACGCAGTCATAAAAGTAGATTTTAAAAATTTTAAAATAATCTATCCACTAGAGATAAAAAAAGGCGATGAGACTACTTGCAACTTTTCTCATACTGAAAATTTAGTCGTTTTAGAGTGCGTAAATCGTCTGCTTGAAAAAGGCTATAAGCCTGCAAATTTAGAGCTTGAACCGCGTTGGCAGCTTGGGCGAGATGCCAAAAGCGGCAAAGCTGATATTTTAGTAAAAGATGAAAGCAATTTGCCATATTTAATAATTGAGTGTAAAACCGCCGGAAGTGAATTTAGCAAAGAGTGGAATAGAATGCAAAATGAGCCTAGCCAGTTAATCAGCTATCATCAACAAGAGCGTAGTGCAAAGTTTCTAGCACTTTATACAAGCGATTTTAAAGACAATGAGCTTAAATTTGAAAATTATATTTTAAATTTTAACGACAATGAAATCTACTTACAAAGTCAAGGCTTTGCCAAAAGTTACCAAACAGCCACAAGTGCCGAAGAGATTTTTAAAGTTTGGAGTGAAATTTACAAAGGCGATTACTCACAAGTTGGAATTTTTGAGATAAATATAAATCCTTATGAAGTTGGTAAAAGCGCACTTTGTTTTGATGATTTAGTAGAGCTTACTAGCCAAAACGAAGATGGCAAAAGCTATGAAGATGGCAAATATCACGATTTTGCCACGATTTTGCGTAAATACAACATAAGCGGTAAGGAAAACGCCTTTGATAAACTTGTAAATCTGTTTTTATGTAAAATTTACGATGAAACGCACAATAAAGAAAACTTACAATTTTGTTACCGTGGCGTTACGGCTGACAGCTTTGAAGCGATGCAAGAGCGTTTGATGAAGCTTTATAAAGATGCTATGAAAGAGTATTTAAACGAAGAAATCACATATGTAAGCGATGAACAAATAGATGAGCAGTTTAGCGACTTTAAACGAAACAAAATCAAAACTCAAACACTAAAAAACCAGATAAACGAATTTATCCGTATGCTAAAATTTTACTCTCATAGCGATTTTAGCTTTATTGAAGTACATAACAAAACTCTTTTTGAGCAAAACGCACAAGTTTTAAAAGCCATTATTAAGCTTTTTGAAAACCTAAGATTAACTCAAAATAAAACCAACCAGCTTTTAGGCAATCTTTTTGAGTTATTTTTGCAAAAAGGTATGAAGCAAGATGAGGGGCAGTTTTTTACGCCTATTCAAATTTGCGAGTTTATAGTGCATTCTTTACCGCTTAAAATGCTTTTTGATAATGGTATTCCAAAGGTGATTGACTATGCTTGTGGTGCGGGACATTTTCTAAATACGTATGCAAATATAGCTAAAAGTATAAGTAATGATTCTGAAGCTATAAACTCAAACATTTATGGCATAGAAAAAGAATATCGCCTAAGTAAAGTCGCAAAAGTAAGTGCTGCTATGTATGGGCAAAGTGGTGTTAAAATTTCTTATGCAGACGCTCTTGATGAGAGCAAATTTAAGGAGCGTGATTTTGACTTGCTTATAGCAAATCCACCTTATAGTGTAAAAGGTTTTTTGCAGACTTTATCAAAAAACGAATGCGAAAAATACGAACTTTTTAACTATATAAATTTAGAAAGTTCAAATGCTATCGAGTGTTTTTTTATTGAACGTGCAAACAGACTTTTAAAAAGCAATTCAAAGGTTGCTATTATCTTGCCTTCAAGCATTTTAAATAAAGACGGCGTTTATGAAAAAACTAGAGAGATAATTTTAAGAAATTTTGACATCATCTCTATAACCGAGTTTGGTTCAAATACCTTTGGCGCTACTGGTACAAATACCGTAATTTTATTTTTAAGTAAAAAGCAAACTTATGTAAATGGCTTTAATTCTCAAAGTTATGAAAACTTAAAAGAAAATATAGAAAGCTCGCTAGATTTTTCTAATCTTTATTTGCTTGAGGGCTTGCTAGCGTATTGCGAATTTATGGGTTATAAAAAAGATGAGTTTAGAGAGTTTTTAAGCGGTGGTTATGGAGAAATTTATAGCCACGATATTTTTAAAGAGTATTTAAACGAATTTAAAAACTCATCCGCGCTATCAAATTTAAAAAAATCTAAACGCTATAAAGATAGCAATGAAAAAGAAGCTTTAGAGCAAAAAGAATTTTTGAACTTTTGTCTAAATTTAGAAAAAGAGAAAATTCTCTTTTTTAGCTTATTAAAAGATACAAAAACTCTCATCATAAAAAGCCCGAGCGAAAACAAAGCTCAAAGCAAATTTTTAGGCTATGAGTGGAGCAATCGCAAAGGAAGCGAAGGGCTAAAAGAGCTACAAACGCCCTATTTTTCGCCGCTTTTCGAGCGTGAAAATTTAGATAATCCTGAAAAACTTTGCTTTTTAGTAAGACGTGCTTTTATCTTAAATGATGACTTTGAAAAACAAAAATCAAAAGATCCATATGTTAGTTTTAGCCAAAATTTACAAATTCCTGCGAATTTAAGCGAATTTGCCTTTACCACGCCGCTGTTAAAATGCCTTGATTTTACGAGTGCGAAATTTAATAAAGCCATAAATTTAAATATTGCAAGTAGCAAAAATGGCGTAAATTTAAATCCTTTTGAAGGGTCTAAATTTAAGCTTGTAAAACTTGGAGAAATTTGCGAAATTTTAACAGGTTCAACACCAAGCACACAAAAAAAAGAATTTTATGGTTCTGATTTTCCTTTTTATAGACCAGCGGATTTAATTAATGGTAGAAATGTTAATTCATCTGAAGTTATGGTCTCAAAACTTGGATATGAAAGTCAGAGAGCTTTACCCAAAAAATCTATCTTAGTTAGTTGCATTGGAACAATTGGAAGAGTTGGGATGATTGAAAAAAGTGGAATTTTTAATCAGCAAATTAATGCATTATTGCCAAATAATAATTATATAAGTGAATTTTTATTTTATTTGTTTGATACTAATTTTTTTAAACAATTATTAATTCAGCAGACACACAATACAACAGTTCCAATTATAAATAAAAGTAAATTTTCAAATATTAAAATTCCGCTTCCGCCGCTTGAGGCTCAAGAAAAAATCGTTAAAGAGTGCGAAGAGGTAGAAGAGAAATTTAAAACTATTAGAATGAGTATTGAAGAGTATAAAAGCTTGATTAAAGAAATTTTAATTAAAAGTTGTGTAATCACCGATGCTAGTTTAGAGATAGGGGGGGGTATGAGCAAAATTTAG
- a CDS encoding UDP-glucose dehydrogenase family protein, which yields MKIAVVGTGYVGLVSGACFAKMGNDVICIDVAEEKIQNLKQGIIPIYEPGLKEIVIEYYEKQNLRFSTDIKEALSFANVVFIAVGTPMGGDGQADLRYVLQVAKSIGEHMQHPLVVVDKSTVPVGTAHKVSEVISKEQQNRGVEIKFEVVSNPEFLKEGAAVEDFLKPDRVVVGASSEFGFNALRELYAPFMKNHNRLIEMDVKSAEMTKYAANSMLATKISFINEMATICEKVGADINMVRRGIGSDSRIGYSFIYPGCGYGGSCFPKDVEALIYTAKQNGIDPLVLKAVEDRNKAQKRVIFDKINAYFNGNLKGKTIAIWGLAFKPNTDDMREATSITIINLLIKNGAKVQVFDPKAYAEAKIYFKDLDVIYAPNKYDALNGADCLALLTEWSEFRSPDFIEMKNRLKTPTIFDGRNQYDRNILKELGFIYFEIGVADEF from the coding sequence ATGAAAATAGCAGTAGTAGGCACAGGATATGTTGGGTTAGTCAGTGGAGCTTGTTTTGCGAAGATGGGTAATGATGTTATTTGTATAGACGTCGCAGAAGAAAAAATACAAAATCTAAAACAAGGTATTATCCCTATTTACGAACCAGGTCTTAAAGAGATAGTAATCGAGTATTATGAGAAGCAAAATTTAAGATTTAGCACGGATATCAAAGAAGCTTTAAGCTTTGCTAATGTTGTTTTTATAGCAGTCGGTACGCCTATGGGCGGAGATGGACAAGCAGATTTAAGATATGTTTTACAAGTTGCAAAAAGCATAGGCGAACATATGCAGCATCCCCTTGTCGTGGTCGATAAAAGCACTGTTCCAGTAGGAACAGCACATAAAGTAAGCGAAGTTATATCAAAAGAGCAGCAAAATAGAGGCGTGGAGATCAAATTTGAAGTAGTTAGCAATCCTGAGTTTCTAAAAGAAGGAGCTGCCGTTGAGGATTTTTTAAAGCCTGATCGTGTTGTGGTAGGAGCTAGTAGCGAGTTTGGATTTAACGCCTTAAGAGAGCTTTACGCGCCGTTTATGAAAAATCATAATCGTCTTATAGAGATGGACGTAAAAAGTGCTGAGATGACGAAATACGCCGCAAACTCTATGCTTGCTACCAAAATAAGTTTTATAAACGAGATGGCTACAATCTGCGAAAAAGTCGGAGCCGATATAAATATGGTTAGGCGCGGAATCGGAAGCGACTCTCGTATAGGGTATAGTTTTATCTATCCTGGATGCGGTTATGGCGGAAGCTGTTTTCCAAAAGACGTTGAAGCACTTATCTACACCGCTAAACAAAACGGTATAGATCCGCTAGTTTTAAAAGCTGTGGAAGATAGAAACAAAGCTCAAAAAAGAGTGATTTTTGATAAGATAAATGCATATTTTAACGGTAATTTAAAAGGTAAAACTATAGCGATTTGGGGGCTTGCGTTTAAACCAAATACCGATGATATGAGAGAAGCGACTTCTATAACTATTATAAATTTGCTTATAAAAAACGGAGCTAAAGTACAAGTTTTTGATCCAAAAGCTTACGCTGAAGCTAAAATTTATTTTAAAGATTTGGATGTGATTTATGCTCCAAACAAATACGACGCGCTAAACGGAGCTGATTGTTTGGCTTTGCTGACTGAGTGGAGTGAGTTTAGATCTCCTGATTTTATAGAGATGAAAAATCGCCTTAAAACTCCTACTATATTTGATGGGCGAAATCAGTATGATAGAAATATTTTAAAAGAGTTGGGATTTATATATTTTGAGATAGGTGTTGCCGATGAGTTTTGA
- a CDS encoding DNA ligase has product MKFLALLLIAFLILKAEVMLLKEYNDENLSGWLMSEKYDGVRAIWDGKSLKSRNAKIIKAPKWWLKDFPNFAIDGELWSGRGEFEFIGSVISSFDDKGWENIKFMIFDVPNAKGNLRDRLEVLREFLSQNSNEFIRVIEQIKIDSNEDAFAFLDEVVRGGGEGIVVRNENAPYKNGRSGEILKLKKFKDSECKVVKLQNGKGKFEGLLGSLICVDIFSNIEFKIGSGFSDEQRANPPKVGTIITYKYQNLTKYARPRFPVFLRVKSDNNLTK; this is encoded by the coding sequence TTGAAGTTTTTAGCTCTATTATTAATCGCTTTTTTAATTTTAAAAGCCGAAGTTATGCTATTAAAAGAGTATAATGATGAAAATTTAAGCGGTTGGTTAATGAGCGAAAAGTATGATGGCGTGAGAGCTATCTGGGATGGCAAGAGTTTGAAAAGCAGAAATGCTAAGATCATCAAAGCTCCAAAATGGTGGCTAAAAGATTTTCCGAATTTCGCTATAGACGGTGAGCTTTGGAGCGGACGAGGCGAGTTTGAGTTTATCGGCTCCGTGATTAGTTCTTTTGATGATAAAGGTTGGGAAAATATCAAATTTATGATATTTGATGTGCCAAACGCTAAGGGAAATTTGCGCGATAGACTAGAAGTGCTGCGTGAGTTTTTAAGTCAAAATTCAAATGAGTTTATACGGGTAATAGAGCAGATAAAAATAGACTCAAACGAAGACGCTTTTGCGTTTTTAGATGAGGTCGTTAGAGGTGGTGGCGAGGGCATAGTCGTAAGAAATGAAAACGCACCTTATAAAAATGGTAGAAGCGGCGAAATTTTAAAGCTCAAAAAGTTTAAAGATAGTGAGTGTAAAGTCGTCAAACTGCAAAACGGTAAAGGTAAATTTGAAGGACTTTTAGGTTCGCTGATTTGTGTTGATATTTTTAGTAACATAGAGTTTAAGATAGGTTCTGGTTTTAGTGATGAGCAAAGAGCAAATCCGCCAAAAGTCGGCACTATCATTACTTATAAATATCAAAATTTAACTAAATACGCTAGGCCTAGATTTCCCGTATTTTTACGTGTTAAAAGCGATAATAATTTAACAAAATAA
- a CDS encoding NAD-dependent epimerase, whose translation MKILVTGTAGFIGFHLSRELAKRGDEVVGFDCINDYYDINLKYARLNELGIKRENIEENIAVRSSIYPNLSFIKADLSDLKTMQKLFENGSFDCIVNLAAQAGVRYSLINPHAYINSNILGFTNILECCRNYGVKNLVYASSSSVYGLNEKMPFSTHESVNHPISLYAASKKSNELMAHTYSHLFGLSTTGLRFFTVYGEWGRPDMALFLFTKAALEGKAIDVYNYGKMKRDFTYVADIVKGVIKCVDNPAIANLAWDASHPDPATSNAPYKIYNIGNNSPVELMDYIKAIEIKLGREIKKNLMPLQAGDVPSTYADVSDLVEDFNYKPNTSVNDGVARFVQWYMDYYKVKI comes from the coding sequence ATGAAAATTTTAGTTACTGGAACAGCCGGATTTATAGGATTTCATCTAAGCCGTGAGCTTGCAAAGCGTGGCGATGAAGTGGTCGGATTTGACTGTATAAATGATTATTACGATATAAATTTAAAATACGCAAGGCTAAACGAGCTTGGTATAAAACGTGAAAATATAGAAGAAAACATAGCAGTTAGATCCAGTATTTATCCAAATTTAAGCTTCATAAAAGCCGATTTAAGCGATCTTAAAACTATGCAAAAGCTTTTTGAAAACGGCTCGTTTGACTGCATAGTAAATTTAGCCGCGCAAGCAGGAGTTCGCTACTCTCTCATCAATCCGCACGCCTATATAAATAGCAATATTTTAGGTTTTACAAATATTCTTGAATGTTGTCGTAATTATGGTGTGAAAAACCTCGTATATGCAAGCTCAAGTTCGGTTTATGGGCTAAATGAAAAAATGCCGTTTTCCACTCACGAGAGTGTAAATCATCCCATCAGTTTGTACGCCGCGAGCAAGAAATCAAACGAACTTATGGCGCACACTTATAGCCATCTTTTTGGACTTAGCACGACCGGACTAAGATTTTTTACCGTTTATGGCGAGTGGGGACGTCCTGATATGGCTCTGTTTTTATTTACCAAAGCTGCCTTAGAGGGCAAAGCTATCGATGTTTATAACTATGGAAAGATGAAAAGAGACTTCACTTACGTAGCTGATATCGTAAAAGGCGTAATAAAATGCGTGGATAACCCGGCTATTGCGAATTTAGCGTGGGATGCAAGCCATCCTGATCCAGCTACTTCAAACGCGCCTTATAAAATTTATAATATCGGAAATAACTCTCCAGTCGAGCTAATGGACTATATAAAGGCGATCGAGATAAAACTAGGACGTGAAATTAAAAAAAATCTTATGCCGCTTCAAGCAGGTGATGTTCCTTCGACTTACGCCGATGTGAGCGATCTAGTAGAGGATTTTAACTATAAACCAAATACTAGCGTAAATGATGGAGTTGCAAGATTCGTGCAGTGGTATATGGACTATTATAAAGTAAAAATTTGA
- a CDS encoding 3'-5' exonuclease, whose translation MARSEYICVFDCETVPDSDTLRRVFGYEGSDIEVAKEAFKTQLEKSGSEFLPVCFHEVVAISAVMADKFGRFLRVSTMQGKNEEEKITKFINFINEHNPRLVSFNGRGFDLPMLMVRAMRYNLQAEPYFSTSDKENGKDKWTNYRSRYDGIFHLDLLDHISDFRAVSGLKLDTLCASLNLPGKYDVHGDQVIDMFYEEKLDKINEYCESDTLNTYWLFLKYELLRGKLTKDDYANYLSQMSDYLKEKKTDMSYTPVFSKFIDDELDRLKDSL comes from the coding sequence ATGGCAAGAAGTGAATATATATGCGTGTTTGATTGCGAGACCGTACCAGATAGCGATACTTTAAGACGTGTTTTTGGCTACGAAGGAAGTGATATAGAAGTAGCAAAAGAGGCTTTTAAAACTCAATTAGAAAAAAGCGGAAGCGAGTTTTTGCCTGTTTGTTTTCATGAAGTCGTTGCTATATCGGCTGTTATGGCGGATAAATTTGGTAGATTTTTACGAGTTTCTACGATGCAAGGTAAAAATGAAGAGGAGAAAATAACTAAATTTATAAACTTTATAAACGAGCATAATCCTCGTTTGGTAAGTTTCAACGGTCGCGGTTTTGATCTTCCTATGCTGATGGTGCGTGCTATGCGGTACAATCTTCAAGCCGAGCCGTATTTTAGTACAAGCGATAAAGAAAACGGGAAGGATAAATGGACAAATTACAGAAGCAGATATGATGGCATTTTTCATCTTGATTTGCTTGATCATATCAGCGATTTTAGAGCTGTTAGTGGACTAAAATTAGATACTCTTTGCGCCTCTTTAAATCTCCCTGGAAAATACGACGTGCATGGAGATCAGGTTATTGACATGTTTTATGAGGAAAAATTAGACAAAATAAATGAATATTGCGAGTCTGATACGCTAAATACATACTGGTTGTTTTTAAAATATGAGTTGCTGCGCGGAAAACTAACTAAAGATGATTATGCTAATTATTTATCTCAGATGAGCGATTATTTAAAAGAGAAAAAAACAGACATGAGCTATACGCCTGTGTTTTCTAAATTTATAGACGATGAATTAGATAGACTTAAAGATAGCTTATGA
- a CDS encoding nucleotide sugar dehydrogenase, translating to MRDIKIGIIGLGYVGMPLAAAFSDAFSVVGFDLNEKRINELKNGIDRTLELDEEQMAKVLKNGMKFSVNLDDIKECNFYIVTVPTPIDKNNRPDLTPLYKSSASLAKVLKKGDIVVYESTVYPGVTEDECVPVLETSGLKFGVDFECGYSPERINPGDKEHTVTKIKKIISASSSAALKTVEDVYSKIIKAGVYKASSIKVAEAAKVIENTQRDINIAFVNELLMIFDKMKIDTNEVLDAAATKWNFLNFRPGLVGGHCIGVDPYYLTHKAEEIGYHPEIILAGRRINDNMGIYHANQSVKMMIKNGLKVNGAKVLVLGITFKENCPDIRNSRVIDVIKELKEFGCNVDVYDPWADANDVKKEYGVELLESLNLSGHDCVILAVAHKEFAKIDFGRCLSYKIKRI from the coding sequence ATGAGAGATATAAAAATAGGGATTATCGGTCTTGGATACGTCGGAATGCCTTTAGCTGCGGCATTTAGCGACGCTTTTAGCGTTGTAGGATTTGACCTTAATGAAAAAAGAATAAACGAGCTAAAAAACGGTATCGATAGAACTCTTGAATTAGATGAAGAACAGATGGCTAAAGTGCTAAAAAACGGTATGAAATTTAGCGTAAATTTGGACGATATAAAAGAGTGCAACTTTTACATAGTTACGGTTCCAACTCCGATCGATAAAAATAATCGTCCTGATCTTACTCCGCTTTATAAATCAAGCGCGAGTTTAGCCAAAGTGCTTAAAAAGGGCGATATAGTAGTGTATGAAAGTACAGTTTATCCGGGTGTCACAGAAGATGAATGCGTGCCTGTGCTTGAAACTAGCGGGCTGAAATTCGGTGTGGATTTTGAGTGCGGATACAGCCCTGAGCGTATAAATCCGGGTGATAAAGAGCACACGGTCACGAAAATCAAAAAAATCATCTCCGCAAGTAGTTCTGCAGCCCTTAAAACAGTAGAAGACGTTTATAGCAAGATCATTAAAGCAGGAGTTTATAAAGCTAGTAGTATAAAAGTAGCCGAAGCCGCAAAAGTCATAGAAAATACGCAGCGCGACATAAATATCGCCTTTGTAAATGAGCTATTGATGATATTTGACAAGATGAAGATAGATACCAACGAAGTGCTTGACGCGGCCGCGACTAAGTGGAACTTTTTAAATTTCCGCCCAGGACTCGTGGGAGGCCACTGCATCGGTGTAGATCCATACTATCTTACGCATAAAGCCGAAGAGATCGGCTATCACCCAGAGATCATTTTAGCAGGACGAAGAATAAATGATAATATGGGAATTTACCATGCAAATCAGTCTGTTAAAATGATGATAAAAAACGGATTAAAAGTAAATGGTGCTAAGGTTTTAGTGCTTGGAATCACTTTTAAAGAAAACTGCCCCGATATCCGCAATTCAAGAGTTATTGACGTGATAAAAGAGCTCAAAGAGTTTGGTTGTAACGTAGATGTTTATGATCCTTGGGCGGACGCAAACGATGTGAAAAAAGAGTACGGCGTAGAGCTTTTAGAGAGTTTAAATTTAAGCGGACACGACTGCGTGATCTTAGCTGTGGCACACAAAGAGTTCGCTAAAATAGACTTCGGCAGATGTTTATCTTATAAAATCAAACGAATTTAA
- the galE gene encoding UDP-glucose 4-epimerase GalE has translation MNILITGGAGYIGSHVLKSLLEEGGHNITVIDNFYTGSKEALVTLEKVGKFEFIKCSLEDTSSLREIFRGRNFEAIIHFAAYIEVFESMVKPLKYYLNNTANAANLINLAVEHGVSKFIFSSTAATYGEPSSGVVDETSEQNPINPYGRSKLMTEWILKDAALANRDFKFGILRYFNVAGASTDGLIGQNYPNATHLIKVATQTITGKRESMSIFGSDYATKDGTCVRDYIHIEDLANAHLAVLEYLKTNDSDIFNVGYGRGFSVKEVVQTAKKVGGVDFKVLNAPRREGDPAMLISDASKLRNKTSWKPTRESLELIISSALEWEKKLK, from the coding sequence ATGAATATCTTGATAACCGGAGGAGCTGGATATATCGGCTCTCACGTTTTAAAATCTCTGTTAGAAGAGGGTGGGCATAACATAACTGTCATAGATAATTTCTACACAGGAAGTAAAGAGGCGTTAGTAACGCTTGAAAAAGTTGGAAAATTCGAGTTTATAAAATGCTCTTTAGAAGACACTTCTAGCCTTAGGGAGATTTTTAGAGGGCGTAATTTTGAAGCAATCATACATTTTGCAGCATATATAGAAGTGTTTGAAAGTATGGTAAAACCACTGAAATATTATCTAAATAACACGGCAAACGCCGCAAATTTAATAAATTTAGCTGTTGAACACGGTGTGAGTAAGTTTATATTTAGCTCGACTGCTGCTACTTATGGGGAGCCTAGTAGCGGCGTAGTCGATGAAACAAGCGAGCAAAATCCGATCAATCCATACGGTAGAAGCAAGCTCATGACTGAGTGGATCTTAAAAGACGCCGCGCTTGCAAACAGGGATTTTAAATTTGGCATTTTGCGTTATTTTAACGTAGCTGGAGCAAGCACGGACGGGCTTATCGGTCAAAATTATCCAAACGCGACTCATCTTATCAAAGTAGCCACTCAAACGATTACTGGAAAAAGAGAAAGTATGAGTATTTTTGGGAGTGATTACGCTACAAAAGATGGAACTTGTGTAAGAGATTATATCCATATAGAAGATCTTGCAAATGCTCATTTGGCCGTACTTGAATATCTAAAAACAAATGATAGTGATATATTTAACGTGGGCTATGGTAGAGGATTTAGCGTAAAAGAAGTCGTTCAAACGGCTAAAAAAGTTGGCGGAGTGGATTTTAAAGTATTAAATGCCCCACGCCGCGAAGGAGATCCAGCTATGCTTATATCAGACGCAAGCAAGCTTAGAAATAAAACTAGTTGGAAACCGACTCGCGAGAGTTTGGAGCTCATCATCAGCTCAGCTTTAGAGTGGGAGAAGAAACTCAAATGA
- a CDS encoding restriction endonuclease subunit S, producing the protein MLNDLPSPQNYGLSEWESVKLTNKDFILKIGKRVLDKDLTQDGINVFSANVKEPFGKINKDLIKDFSLDSVLWGIDGDWMTGFVKANEPFYPTDHCGVLRSKSHKAKILEFALFEVGAKFGFSRQNRASIERISNLTLSLPPLEAQEKIVKAIEFCEGEISNLNNELKTLENATSKILKRELF; encoded by the coding sequence ATTTTAAACGATTTACCATCACCGCAAAATTATGGCTTAAGCGAGTGGGAAAGCGTAAAATTAACAAATAAAGATTTTATATTAAAAATCGGTAAGCGTGTTTTAGATAAAGATTTAACGCAAGATGGCATAAATGTATTTAGTGCAAATGTTAAAGAACCTTTTGGAAAAATAAATAAAGATTTAATAAAAGATTTTAGTCTTGATAGTGTTTTATGGGGAATTGATGGAGATTGGATGACAGGATTTGTAAAAGCAAATGAACCTTTTTATCCGACTGATCATTGCGGAGTTTTAAGAAGTAAATCACATAAAGCAAAAATTTTAGAATTTGCTCTTTTTGAAGTTGGTGCTAAATTTGGATTTTCTAGACAAAATAGAGCATCAATTGAAAGAATTTCTAATTTAACTTTATCACTTCCGCCGCTTGAGGCTCAAGAAAAAATCGTTAAAGCCATTGAGTTTTGTGAGGGTGAAATTTCAAATTTAAATAATGAGTTAAAAACGCTAGAAAACGCCACAAGCAAAATTTTAAAACGTGAATTATTTTAG